DNA sequence from the Parasphaerochaeta coccoides DSM 17374 genome:
TGATGGTGGAAAGGTCTTTCACCGTGTCTTGCGGTTTCAGTCTCTGGATGAAGCTCTCCCCGCAATGGGTCACTATGCCGTCACGGACCGCATACGTCAGATTGAGTCCTTTCCCTTTGTCGGCTAGAAAATCGACGACACGTAAGGAATGAACCTCATGCTCGAAATGCCCCAGTCCATCCTCCTCCATAAAAGAGGAAATAATCCGTTCCCCGACATGTCCGAAGGGAGTATGTCCAAGGTCATGCCCCATGCCTATCGCCCATGCCAATTCATTATCAAGGCCAAGTCCCCTGCAAATCGCGGACGCAATGGACGCCACGTGAAGCACATGTTCCATCCTGGTACATATATGGTCGTTGCTTGGCGAGAAAAAAACTTGGGTTTTGTGTTTGAGTCGTCGGAACGCCGAACTATGGATGATGGCGGTGGTATCACGGTAATAAGCTCCACGTACATCAGCCTTCCGTGGATGCTCCCGCTCCTGCAATTGCTCAGGGGTAAGTGTATTCATCAATCTGACCATGGTTGTTCCTCATTCACGTGGCATATGATATCATATGGCATTGCGTTCCACCGTGCAAGGAGGCTGCCTATGCCCGACTACATCGAAGCATTTCTCATTTTTGTCCTGCTTGTGATTACTGGCATCGTCTGTCTCAGACGTCTCCTGTCGTCAAAAATATTCTACTGGCTCATTCCTTTCATCGTGACGGCGGCATTAGGCTACGAGTCATTCGTCAGGCTTGGCGAGGTGATTGCAGAAGGAAAACGCCCGGATCATTACTTTTCCATGGCGGTCGGTCTCTGGGTGGTGGTCGTCGTATTGATTTCAGCCATGGTCAGGATTTTTTCCACGTCCAAGGCACCTGTCTTCTCTCACAGAAAACGACGCAAGATACATCCGGAAGCCGAATACCGCCGCCTCCGGGGACAAATACTTACCACGTACAGGAAGAAGAAAAAGGAACTTCCACGTACATATGTTCCCCGGATTCCTGCATATTCCAGACAATGGATCGATTTGTTGGACGCATGACCGTGCCCAGGGAGAAAAATTCCATGTCAGGGACAGAGCCTTATCTTTTTTTCTGCGGAATCAAACACAGCGGAAAGTCAACGATGTCCGCTTTCATGTCAAAGGAAACAGGTCTGGCATGTTTTGATACGGACGACATAATCCTCGCATCCTTTCCTGGAATCCATACCATTCGCTCCGTCTATCATCTCCTTGGCAAAGAAAGTTTCATGGAGAAAGAAGCCGCCGCGTTATCTTCTCTCGCGGATTTCAAGCCTACCGTGACATGGAAAGGATACCGGGGAGTCGTATCCTTGGGAGGTGGAGCCTGTGACAATGCCCCTGTCATGGATTTTGTCACGGCACACGGAACCCTTGTATATCTGGCCGTACCGGAAGACATACTGTTCAGAAGAATCAGCATAGGCGGGATTCCTCCTTTCCTGGATGCAGAACATCCCCGTGAATCCTTTCATCAGCTTTACTCTTTACGTAATCAGCTCTATGGAAAACATGCCCGCCTTGTGATAAGATTACCAGATTGCCATGGCAGAGCGGATACGTTCCGCTATCTGTTCGAACAATTGTCTGACTATGTGGATGCGCAGTCCATGCCGGAGAAGCAATGAGTGGAAATGTTTTTGGCGAAGCACTGAATATCACGACATTCGGTGAATCCCATGGAGCCGCCATCGGGGTTACGATAGACGGCCTGGAAGCGGGTTTCCCCCTTGACCTGGATATGCTCCAAAAGGAAATGAATCGCCGTCGTCCTGGTGGAAATCCCTTGGCGACACCCCGCAAGGAATCGGACACTATACAGATTTTGAGCGGTATGTTCGATGGACTCACGACTGGCGCTCCCCTGACCATTGTGCTGTTCAACACGAACCAAAATTCAGCGGACTATACCAATATCGCGGAAGTCTTCCGCCCAGGTCACGCTGACTGGACATGGTACAAAAAATTCACTGTGCGGGACTGGCGGGGAAGCGGACGGGCAAGCGGACGCGAGACAGCCGCACGGGTCGCCGCCGGCGCAGTCGCAAAACAAGTTCTCGCCGTCCATGGCATACAGGTGACTGCCGGAATCACCAGAATCGGCACTATCACGGCCTTGTCGGACAGCCCATGGGAAGAACGTCATCTGAACATCCTCTCCTGCCCCGACCAGGTTGCCGCTACCAAGATGGCAGAACTGATTGAAAACCTGCGAGCCCATGGAGACAGCGTGGGAGGCATCATAGAATGTCACATCGACGGACTGTGGCCAGGAATCGGAGAGCCTGTATTCGATAAACTGACTGCACTCCTGGCTCATGCCATGCTCAGCATAGGCGCAGTGAAAGGCATAGAATTTGGCGATGGCTTCGCCGCCGCAGGGATGTATGGGTCACAATTCAACGATTCCATGGTAATGGGCAGTGACGAACCAAAGTTCATCACGAATCATGCAGGCGGTACTCTCGGTGGAATATCGACCGGCGAGCAAGTCATCTTCCGCATAGCCATGAAACCGACTTCATCAATCTCCCTTCCCCAGAAGACTGTCAACAAAAAGGGAGAAGAAGAAATCATCGAAGTTCATGGTCGTCATGACCCTTGTATCTGTCTTCGGGCAGTTCCGGTCGTCGAGGCCATGGCCGCCCTTGTCATCCTTGACTTGATTTACCGGCAGAACAGACGCAGCGGACATGCGGAGCAGCTCGGCATATGAGTACTGACAAGCCTCTGGTAATCCAAAGCGACAAGACCTTGCTGCTCGATGTCCATTCCCCTTTTGCGCAGGAATGTCGAGATTCAATCACTGCGTTCTCAGAGTTGGTGAAATCCCCTGAACATGTGCATACCTTCCTGCTCACCCCGTTGTCGCTCTGGAATGCGAATGCGGCCGGCATGACAACCGAAGACATCATGGGACGCCTGCGGACATGGTCCCGCTACGACATCCCCGAACCCGTTTCCTACTTCATCACCGATATATCGGCGCGTTTCGGATCCTTTGTCATGACCGATATTCCTGATGACGCGGATCACTATCTCCTGACGGTGACGATTCCCAGGTACGCCAAGGAAATTTCTTCCCACAAGACTGTCTCATCCCTGCTCTTTCCCAGAGGAAATGATACATTTCTCCTGAACAGATATGCCAGAGGTGAAGTCAAGCTGAAGCTTATCAAGCTAGGTTTTCCCGTAGATGACCGCATACCGCTGAAAAAAGGCTTTCCCGTGCCCATGAACCTTCGCCAGCAGACACTGTCAGGCAAGGATTTCTCCATCAGAGATTATCAGGAAGCGGCGGCTCGTTCACTCTTGGGCGATCGCGGACCAGGCACGGGCTACGGTACCATTGTCCTGCCCTGCGGAGCTGGCAAGACCATTGTGGGAATGGATGTCATGTCCCTCCTCCAGATCCGTACCCTCATTCTCACTACCAACGTATCCGCTGTCCACCAATGGATACGGGAAATCTTGGATAAGATGGATATTCCTCCTGAGGATGTCGGGGAGTACACCGGAGCAAAGAAAGAAATTAAGCCTGTCACTGTCTGTACCTACCAAGTCGTCACATGGCGACCGGATAAAGAAGGCGTTTTTCCTCACATGAGTCTTCTCAGGGAAGGAAACTGGGGCTTGATTATTTATGACGAGGTTCACATGCTTCCCGCGCCTGTCTTTAAGGTAACAGCGGAGTTACAGGCCGTCCACCGGGTCGGTCTGACAGCCACTTTAATCAGGGAAGACGGCAGGGAAGATGAAGTATTCTCACTCGTCGGGCCCAAACGTTTCGATGTCCCATGGAGCGAAATGGAAAAACAAGGATGGATAGCCCGTGCATATTGCATTGAGGTGAAAGTCCCCCTCCCCCATGACCTGGAGCTTACCTATGCCATAGCGGGGAAAAGGGAAAAACACAGGGTTGCAAGCGAGAACCCCATCAAGATGGACGTGCTTGATGAACTTCTTTCCCGACATGCCGATGACTACATCCTGATTATTGGCCAATACGTTGACCAACTGAAGCAAATAGCCAGGAAGTATGGCTTCCCTCTGATTACTGGAAGTACGGCGAACACACGCAGAGATGACCTGTATGCCGCCTTCCGCTCTGGCGGAGAAAGAGTGCTTGTCGTCTCAAAAGTGGCGAACTTCGCCATTGACCTCCCCGATGCATCCATTGCCATACAGGTCAGCGGGACATTCGGTTCCCGGCAGGAAGAAGCGCAACGATTGGGACGCATCCTGAGGCCAAAGGCGAAATCCAGCTTCTTCTACTCCTTGGTGACTCGTTATTCCTCTGAAGAAGAATTTTCGGAAAACCGTCAGAAATTTCTTGCGGAACAAGGGTATACCTACAAGATTGAGGCGTATGAACAATGATGCGGGAAGATGTAATCGCACAATGGGTGAAAATTATTTCACGCTATCCGGACAATTCCTTTTTTTTCATCGCCAGAAATTACCTGGGACACATCACCACGCCATTTCACAAACCTGAAATCATTGAGCGTCTCACGAGTTTTTTCCTTGCCCCGGCCATACAGGAAAAGATATTCAGCCTGCTTGATGACGATGACAACATGCTCATCAGTGCCGTCATGTTGATGGATTCGCCCTCAAAAGAAGACATACAGAAATTTTTCAGTGACAGGCTCTCCTATGTCGAGCTGCATAAGAAACTGGTCAACCTTGAAGAAAGATTGATTTTCGTCCCCAGCCCGAATGATATGCGCAACCATATTTCAGTCAACCCGCTTTTCCATGATGAGCTTCATAGGAAGGCTGTCGCCTTCTACCCACTCCTTGGTGAAAATCCTCAGCACGCATCGGTATCCGTCCCTGACCGCCCGTTCATTGACGGAGAGTTCCTCAAAGCCTTTTTCAATCTCATGGCAAGCGGCAGGATTCCCCATGGGAACCCCCTTCCACAGGTGGATAGCACCGTCTATGCCAAGATATTTCCTGCATGGGAACCCGACAGACTGACACGCGCATTGAGACTTCTGCTTGCATCCGCAGGCAATACTCGGATTTTCACGCTTCATGCTGATAAACACGTCATGATTGACAAGTCCCGTATGACAGAAATACTTTCCTTGGCTCCGCTCCATTCATTCTGCCTCATCCTTGCATGGATGCTATCAGAGAAACTCGCTTTCTCTCCGGATAACATTCAATCTATCCAGCAGTCGGTGAATGATTTTCTCTCTACAGCACAAAAACTGGTTCCTTTATACAAAGAAAGCCTTCCCAAGCTCATCACGCTTTGCCTTCATGCCAACGGCTTGGATAGACACAGGATTGACCCTGCTGTTTTCCAAGACATCCTTGAAATCAGCGGAGCAGTGGTGGTGGACGGGAATCTCGTCCACATGTCGGCACATGTCCGCACCCTTCTTTCACAACAAGAACTGCAACAAGAACCGATGCCTCACGGTTCTCGCCTAATCATCGACAGCGACGGCATCCTCTCGTATAACAATCCGTCCCCTGCCAAAGCACATGACATGGTATCCTTGATTGCTGATGTCCGGAGCATCGACACATACGTCCATTACGAAATGACCCGTGGAAGTTTCAGGCGTGCCAGAGATATGGGCATCAGTCTGGAAAACATGTTGCAAGGCATTGAAGACGCAGTAGGAGAAGGAACCGTTCCCCGCTTCCTCCGTGAGCGGCTCACGGCATGG
Encoded proteins:
- a CDS encoding helicase-associated domain-containing protein is translated as MMREDVIAQWVKIISRYPDNSFFFIARNYLGHITTPFHKPEIIERLTSFFLAPAIQEKIFSLLDDDDNMLISAVMLMDSPSKEDIQKFFSDRLSYVELHKKLVNLEERLIFVPSPNDMRNHISVNPLFHDELHRKAVAFYPLLGENPQHASVSVPDRPFIDGEFLKAFFNLMASGRIPHGNPLPQVDSTVYAKIFPAWEPDRLTRALRLLLASAGNTRIFTLHADKHVMIDKSRMTEILSLAPLHSFCLILAWMLSEKLAFSPDNIQSIQQSVNDFLSTAQKLVPLYKESLPKLITLCLHANGLDRHRIDPAVFQDILEISGAVVVDGNLVHMSAHVRTLLSQQELQQEPMPHGSRLIIDSDGILSYNNPSPAKAHDMVSLIADVRSIDTYVHYEMTRGSFRRARDMGISLENMLQGIEDAVGEGTVPRFLRERLTAWEHLYGEARIYDGITLACSERLSRIIEHVPALGIHIHTRISNNIYLMRRDTEPQWRKILEDAGADMMPASIGSSGMYKKTHATSTIGENHLRWNFTLPPRQNYLLCNVPLQSTYTHQDSSFLNSISATAKKMDLRGDALQEMESRITNKLVLVESQLVRDRLYSGILSASGFDYQGKLNLCKSAVGDASMVLELHLGGDTEDIMVVQAMEVIDATKKNAMLKAKIMPDGQERIIPISSIFRVRRERFSLF
- a CDS encoding shikimate kinase codes for the protein MSGTEPYLFFCGIKHSGKSTMSAFMSKETGLACFDTDDIILASFPGIHTIRSVYHLLGKESFMEKEAAALSSLADFKPTVTWKGYRGVVSLGGGACDNAPVMDFVTAHGTLVYLAVPEDILFRRISIGGIPPFLDAEHPRESFHQLYSLRNQLYGKHARLVIRLPDCHGRADTFRYLFEQLSDYVDAQSMPEKQ
- a CDS encoding DNA repair helicase XPB; protein product: MSTDKPLVIQSDKTLLLDVHSPFAQECRDSITAFSELVKSPEHVHTFLLTPLSLWNANAAGMTTEDIMGRLRTWSRYDIPEPVSYFITDISARFGSFVMTDIPDDADHYLLTVTIPRYAKEISSHKTVSSLLFPRGNDTFLLNRYARGEVKLKLIKLGFPVDDRIPLKKGFPVPMNLRQQTLSGKDFSIRDYQEAAARSLLGDRGPGTGYGTIVLPCGAGKTIVGMDVMSLLQIRTLILTTNVSAVHQWIREILDKMDIPPEDVGEYTGAKKEIKPVTVCTYQVVTWRPDKEGVFPHMSLLREGNWGLIIYDEVHMLPAPVFKVTAELQAVHRVGLTATLIREDGREDEVFSLVGPKRFDVPWSEMEKQGWIARAYCIEVKVPLPHDLELTYAIAGKREKHRVASENPIKMDVLDELLSRHADDYILIIGQYVDQLKQIARKYGFPLITGSTANTRRDDLYAAFRSGGERVLVVSKVANFAIDLPDASIAIQVSGTFGSRQEEAQRLGRILRPKAKSSFFYSLVTRYSSEEEFSENRQKFLAEQGYTYKIEAYEQ
- the aroC gene encoding chorismate synthase codes for the protein MSGNVFGEALNITTFGESHGAAIGVTIDGLEAGFPLDLDMLQKEMNRRRPGGNPLATPRKESDTIQILSGMFDGLTTGAPLTIVLFNTNQNSADYTNIAEVFRPGHADWTWYKKFTVRDWRGSGRASGRETAARVAAGAVAKQVLAVHGIQVTAGITRIGTITALSDSPWEERHLNILSCPDQVAATKMAELIENLRAHGDSVGGIIECHIDGLWPGIGEPVFDKLTALLAHAMLSIGAVKGIEFGDGFAAAGMYGSQFNDSMVMGSDEPKFITNHAGGTLGGISTGEQVIFRIAMKPTSSISLPQKTVNKKGEEEIIEVHGRHDPCICLRAVPVVEAMAALVILDLIYRQNRRSGHAEQLGI